The following proteins come from a genomic window of Paenibacillus wynnii:
- a CDS encoding UDP-N-acetylmuramoyl-L-alanyl-D-glutamate--2,6-diaminopimelate ligase encodes MKLYALLDHIGTGKNIHFPDIDIQGISINSNTVQTGEIFVAIPGFKVDGHNFIDKAIEAGVSVVVGEKDLTNLTVPYIQVPSSRSALAQIACLYYGNPSQKKTVIGITGTNGKTTTSFMLKAILEACGQTCSLFGSLNNVVNGQVFSTKNTTPDALELQRQLALSEDEYAIIEVSSQGLTQYRVAGMQFDYCLFTNLDRDHLDYHQDMDEYFSVKAGLFDQLKPEGKAIVNHYNHWGKKLIPRLNLRDEHILLLGDEDNYDLKVNRCITTGSTQIVEANQTYNLNLKILGFHNVLNASMAFLTARQMGLSSSSIIKALEMFPGVPGRFEILKHPIGAIIVIDYAHTAEAFNHCLQTAKEAGATRVFHIFGFRGNRDTGKRREMVNVSQELSDVSILTFDDLDGVTYHEMEQSLYDLNPKGLVIPDRTLAIKEALEQVDEGDWVFITGKGAETYELEFQIPAISDKATVQYILSLEE; translated from the coding sequence TTGAAATTATACGCACTATTAGATCACATAGGAACTGGGAAAAATATTCATTTTCCGGATATCGATATTCAGGGGATCTCCATTAACTCGAACACTGTACAGACAGGCGAGATATTTGTTGCTATTCCTGGATTTAAGGTGGATGGGCATAATTTTATTGATAAAGCTATAGAAGCTGGAGTAAGTGTAGTTGTAGGGGAAAAGGATTTAACGAATTTAACAGTTCCCTACATTCAAGTTCCAAGCAGCCGATCAGCTTTAGCTCAAATAGCATGCCTATATTACGGTAATCCTTCACAAAAAAAGACGGTTATCGGCATAACAGGAACTAATGGGAAAACGACAACTTCCTTTATGCTAAAGGCTATACTGGAAGCTTGCGGTCAGACCTGCTCCCTTTTTGGGAGTCTGAATAATGTTGTAAATGGACAAGTATTCTCTACCAAAAACACCACTCCTGACGCTCTCGAATTACAAAGGCAGCTTGCTCTAAGTGAAGATGAGTATGCAATTATTGAAGTTTCTTCCCAAGGCCTAACCCAATACCGAGTAGCAGGAATGCAATTTGACTACTGTTTATTTACCAATTTGGATCGAGATCACCTTGATTACCACCAAGATATGGATGAGTATTTTTCTGTAAAGGCTGGTTTGTTCGATCAACTAAAACCTGAGGGAAAAGCTATAGTAAACCACTATAACCATTGGGGAAAGAAGCTCATACCGCGGCTGAACCTTAGAGATGAGCATATCCTTTTGTTAGGTGATGAAGATAATTATGATTTGAAAGTTAATAGATGTATAACCACTGGTTCTACACAAATTGTGGAAGCCAATCAGACCTATAACTTGAATCTAAAAATACTTGGGTTTCACAATGTTCTTAATGCCTCTATGGCCTTTTTAACAGCTCGACAAATGGGTCTTTCCAGTAGTAGCATCATCAAGGCTTTAGAAATGTTTCCGGGGGTTCCAGGCCGATTTGAAATTTTAAAACACCCCATTGGAGCTATTATCGTCATAGATTATGCGCATACGGCTGAAGCCTTTAATCATTGTTTGCAAACAGCTAAAGAAGCCGGTGCTACACGCGTTTTTCATATTTTTGGATTTCGGGGAAATAGGGACACCGGTAAACGCAGAGAAATGGTTAATGTTTCCCAGGAATTAAGTGATGTGAGTATTCTTACTTTTGATGATTTAGATGGGGTTACATATCATGAAATGGAACAAAGTCTTTACGATTTGAATCCAAAAGGGTTGGTAATTCCTGATCGAACTTTAGCCATCAAGGAAGCATTGGAACAGGTGGATGAAGGGGATTGGGTTTTCATTACAGGAAAAGGTGCTGAAACCTATGAACTCGAATTTCAAATCCCGGCTATATCGGACAAAGCTACAGTACAATATATTTTATCGTTAGAAGAGTAA
- a CDS encoding helix-turn-helix domain-containing protein, whose product MVYDELTQRELDLARLLIEGYNSKQISEKLFLTQGTVKNYQHKNCDTPFVISPTISGDIPLSDPDG is encoded by the coding sequence ATGGTTTATGACGAGCTTACGCAAAGAGAACTTGACCTTGCAAGGCTGCTTATAGAGGGATACAACTCAAAGCAAATTTCCGAAAAATTATTTTTGACTCAGGGAACGGTAAAGAACTATCAACATAAGAACTGTGATACACCGTTCGTCATTTCCCCCACAATCTCGGGGGACATCCCTCTCTCAGATCCTGACGGTTAA
- a CDS encoding DUF2933 domain-containing protein, with protein sequence MDWSLLLLLICPLMMVYMMFGMKGMHGRGSHSNQSQTDWTLHQDYNELKVQNERMKQEILNLSQ encoded by the coding sequence ATGGATTGGTCTTTGCTGCTATTGTTGATTTGTCCGCTGATGATGGTATATATGATGTTTGGGATGAAAGGAATGCATGGTCGTGGTTCTCATTCCAATCAATCACAAACGGATTGGACCCTTCATCAAGACTATAATGAGCTGAAAGTGCAAAATGAAAGAATGAAACAAGAAATTCTGAATTTGTCCCAATAA
- the sleB gene encoding spore cortex-lytic enzyme → MISSIVSAAPVLKSGSQTGDVWDLQYRLSTLGFYTQPLDGSYGVHTKAAVFKFQKKYGLSPDGITGARTWELLKKHSLNIYEMDILAKIIYSEARGEAYKGQVAVGAVVMNRIQSNLFPNHIKGVVFQPGAFTAVDDGQYWLIPNRTAYLAALDAVRGWDPTQNSLYYFNPDTATSKWIWSRPQNLKIGKHIFTS, encoded by the coding sequence ATGATAAGCTCTATTGTCAGTGCTGCACCTGTTCTGAAATCCGGGAGCCAAACAGGAGATGTATGGGATCTCCAATATCGGTTATCCACACTAGGTTTTTATACTCAGCCTCTAGATGGAAGCTATGGTGTACATACAAAAGCCGCCGTTTTTAAATTTCAAAAAAAATACGGATTATCGCCCGACGGTATCACAGGAGCTCGTACTTGGGAATTGCTTAAGAAACATTCCTTAAATATATACGAAATGGACATCCTGGCTAAAATCATATACAGCGAAGCACGAGGCGAGGCCTATAAGGGGCAGGTTGCTGTTGGTGCTGTGGTAATGAACCGGATTCAATCTAACCTGTTTCCAAATCATATAAAAGGTGTTGTGTTTCAACCTGGTGCATTTACGGCTGTAGATGATGGCCAGTATTGGCTCATTCCCAACAGGACTGCTTATTTAGCTGCTCTGGATGCTGTTCGCGGATGGGACCCGACACAAAATTCACTCTATTATTTCAATCCGGATACAGCGACTAGCAAGTGGATTTGGTCCCGTCCTCAAAATCTTAAAATAGGGAAACATATTTTCACTAGTTAA
- a CDS encoding glycoside hydrolase family 1 protein, producing MSLQFPEGFLWGGAVAANQLEGAYQEDGKGWSTQDVMPHGIKTSPTEVPTDDNMKLIGIDFYHRYKEDIKLFAEMGFKVFRTSIAWSRIFPKGDELEPNEQGLRFYDDLFDECHRYGIEPLVTISHYETPLHLAREYDGWVNRKLVDFYARYAKTIFTRYKNKVKYWLTFNEINSILEFPFMSGGINTPKEKLSKQDLYQAIHHEFVASALAVKMGHEINPDFKIGCMVLSMPIYPLTPHPDDLIKAMQSDHKNMFFADVHTRGYYPGYMKRYFKENGINIHFEPGDEETLKHTVDFVSFSYYMSTCETADPDKQIRGEGNLLGGVPNPYLEASDWGWQIDPQGLRYIMNAFYDRYQKPLFIVENGLGAVDRLVTQENGEKTVEDDYRINYLQDHLVQVAEAVADGVEVMGYTSWGCIDLVSATSAELKKRYGFIYVDRHDDGSGTLARTRKKSFHWYKKVIETNGQSLFK from the coding sequence ATGAGTTTACAATTTCCGGAAGGCTTTCTATGGGGCGGCGCGGTAGCCGCGAACCAGCTTGAAGGGGCTTACCAAGAAGACGGCAAAGGGTGGTCCACCCAGGATGTCATGCCGCATGGAATTAAGACGTCTCCCACGGAAGTCCCTACCGACGATAATATGAAGTTGATCGGGATCGACTTCTATCATCGTTATAAAGAGGATATCAAGCTGTTTGCGGAAATGGGCTTCAAGGTGTTCCGAACGTCCATTGCCTGGTCTCGGATTTTCCCGAAAGGGGATGAGCTTGAGCCGAATGAACAAGGCCTGCGGTTCTACGATGACCTGTTCGACGAGTGTCATAGATACGGCATCGAACCGCTTGTCACCATCTCCCATTATGAGACGCCGCTGCATCTGGCCAGAGAATACGATGGCTGGGTTAACCGCAAGCTGGTTGATTTTTACGCGCGATATGCGAAGACGATTTTTACCCGTTATAAGAACAAGGTGAAATATTGGCTGACCTTTAACGAGATCAATTCCATTCTGGAATTCCCGTTTATGAGCGGCGGGATCAATACTCCGAAGGAGAAGCTGAGCAAGCAGGATCTGTATCAGGCGATTCACCATGAGTTCGTGGCAAGCGCTCTGGCCGTGAAGATGGGGCATGAGATCAATCCGGACTTCAAAATCGGGTGCATGGTACTCAGTATGCCGATTTATCCGCTCACCCCGCATCCTGACGATCTAATCAAGGCCATGCAAAGTGATCATAAAAATATGTTCTTTGCGGATGTCCATACCAGAGGCTATTACCCGGGTTATATGAAACGTTATTTCAAAGAGAACGGGATTAACATTCATTTCGAACCGGGAGATGAAGAGACCCTGAAGCATACCGTGGATTTCGTATCGTTCAGTTATTATATGAGCACCTGCGAAACGGCCGACCCCGACAAGCAGATTAGAGGGGAAGGTAATCTGCTGGGCGGAGTACCGAATCCGTATCTGGAAGCGAGCGATTGGGGCTGGCAGATCGATCCGCAGGGTTTGCGCTATATCATGAATGCGTTCTACGACCGTTACCAGAAGCCGCTGTTTATCGTGGAAAATGGCCTTGGCGCCGTCGACCGGCTCGTGACGCAAGAGAACGGCGAAAAGACAGTAGAGGACGACTACCGGATTAATTATTTGCAGGATCACTTGGTTCAGGTCGCGGAAGCTGTTGCGGACGGCGTGGAAGTAATGGGGTATACAAGCTGGGGCTGCATCGACCTAGTCAGTGCAACAAGCGCCGAACTAAAGAAACGTTATGGCTTCATCTATGTAGACCGTCATGACGACGGTTCGGGGACGCTTGCGAGAACCCGCAAGAAGTCGTTCCACTGGTACAAAAAAGTGATTGAAACCAACGGGCAGAGCTTGTTCAAATAA
- a CDS encoding LacI family DNA-binding transcriptional regulator — translation MSTLARIARLSGFSKATVSRVLNHSPHVSPETREKILAIMKEKDYVPNRNAISLSKGQTQQIGMITMDLNELILRFMNGFVEISGRHGFQTIIYTTGGDKEKELQALEDLKRKRVDALLILTSVNDKNVISSYCKYGPIVSWQRMDHPDIPSVAMNQYDGYALAMEHLIEKGYTRIANAFGRPSSINTRSRRLAYEQIMANNNLPVIEKWYYSSIYRIVDGEQLMQSLMGETDRPDAILCSNDLVAAGVLSEARRQRIDVPRDLAIIGFDNSELSRTLGITTVRNPIAGQAENAFLLMAPALLGRNMELQPLSFSLVKRETT, via the coding sequence ATGTCCACTCTTGCCAGAATTGCTAGGCTGTCGGGCTTTTCCAAAGCCACAGTGTCCCGAGTTCTGAATCACTCCCCTCATGTCAGCCCGGAGACCCGTGAGAAGATTCTCGCCATTATGAAGGAGAAGGACTATGTGCCCAATCGGAATGCCATTTCTTTATCCAAAGGCCAAACCCAGCAAATTGGCATGATTACCATGGACCTCAACGAGCTTATCCTGCGCTTTATGAACGGATTCGTAGAAATTTCCGGCCGGCACGGGTTTCAGACCATTATTTATACCACTGGCGGAGATAAGGAAAAGGAGCTTCAGGCCCTCGAGGATCTCAAAAGAAAAAGAGTCGACGCCCTGCTCATTCTGACCTCGGTGAACGATAAGAATGTCATCTCTTCCTACTGTAAATACGGGCCGATCGTGTCGTGGCAGCGCATGGATCATCCGGATATACCGTCTGTTGCCATGAATCAATATGACGGATATGCCCTCGCTATGGAGCATTTGATTGAGAAGGGCTATACGCGTATCGCTAATGCCTTCGGCCGCCCCAGCAGCATCAACACTCGGAGCAGACGGCTGGCCTATGAGCAAATCATGGCTAACAACAATCTTCCCGTGATCGAGAAATGGTATTACTCTTCTATTTATAGAATCGTTGACGGAGAGCAGTTGATGCAGTCCCTGATGGGCGAAACAGACCGGCCGGATGCAATTCTGTGCTCCAATGATTTGGTGGCAGCGGGCGTTCTCAGCGAAGCGCGCAGGCAGCGAATAGACGTGCCCAGAGATCTGGCAATCATCGGTTTCGACAATTCAGAGTTGTCTCGGACCCTCGGAATCACGACCGTTCGGAATCCGATTGCGGGGCAGGCGGAGAACGCTTTTCTTCTAATGGCTCCAGCGCTGCTAGGGCGGAACATGGAGCTTCAACCGCTGTCGTTCAGTCTGGTGAAACGGGAGACAACGTAG
- a CDS encoding glucosidase → MIKNGNRIEELQIAYIGGGSRGWAWGLMSDLALSPELSGTVKLYDIDKEAARRNEIIGNRLTLLPESQGEWRYEAVDTLEEALRGADFVIISIVPGTFDEMASDVHTPEKYGIYQSVGDTVGPGGMIRALRVIPIYVQIAEAIKSFCPEAWVINYTNPMTLCTRTLYEVFPEVKAFGCCHEVFEVQKLLADMLADLKGITGIRRDEIKTNVLGINHFTWIDRAEYDGKDLLPLYKEFAQKYYKEGFTKQKKEHWMNQYFDSAHRVKFDLFLRYGIIAAAGDRHLAEFCGKAYLGSPEDIAYWKFNLTPISWRKENRIRLMEQSERMVNGDEPLKLKGSGEEGVLQIKALLGLGDLVTNVNIPNIGQMSGFPLDSVVETNAVLSQNRITPVAAGRLPAEVESLVLRHVANQETTLQAGLHQDTNLAFRAFSADPLVSIGVRDARDLMQEMLLNTKEYLPGWELG, encoded by the coding sequence ATGATCAAGAACGGAAATCGTATAGAGGAACTGCAAATTGCTTATATCGGAGGCGGTTCACGCGGATGGGCCTGGGGATTGATGAGCGATCTGGCACTGAGCCCTGAATTGTCCGGTACAGTCAAGCTGTATGATATCGATAAGGAGGCAGCCCGGCGGAATGAGATCATTGGAAATCGGTTGACCTTGCTCCCCGAATCGCAAGGAGAGTGGCGTTATGAAGCCGTGGACACCTTGGAGGAGGCTCTCCGCGGCGCCGATTTCGTCATCATCTCGATCGTGCCGGGGACCTTTGATGAAATGGCTTCCGATGTGCATACACCGGAGAAGTATGGAATCTATCAATCGGTTGGCGATACTGTGGGCCCTGGCGGAATGATTCGTGCCCTTCGGGTTATCCCGATCTATGTCCAGATTGCGGAAGCGATCAAGTCCTTCTGTCCTGAAGCATGGGTGATCAACTATACGAATCCGATGACTCTGTGCACGAGAACGCTGTACGAGGTATTCCCGGAAGTAAAGGCCTTTGGATGTTGCCATGAGGTGTTTGAGGTGCAAAAGCTTCTTGCGGATATGCTGGCAGACTTAAAGGGTATTACCGGGATTCGTCGAGATGAGATCAAAACGAATGTGCTCGGTATCAACCATTTCACCTGGATCGACCGGGCGGAGTACGACGGAAAGGATCTGCTGCCGCTTTATAAGGAATTTGCCCAAAAATACTATAAGGAGGGCTTTACGAAGCAGAAAAAGGAGCATTGGATGAATCAGTACTTCGACTCGGCTCATCGCGTCAAATTTGACTTGTTCCTTCGGTATGGAATTATCGCGGCAGCCGGTGATCGTCATTTGGCCGAATTCTGCGGTAAAGCGTATTTAGGGTCGCCAGAGGATATTGCGTACTGGAAGTTTAACCTGACACCGATTTCCTGGCGAAAGGAGAACCGGATTCGGCTGATGGAGCAATCGGAACGGATGGTCAATGGAGACGAGCCGTTAAAGCTGAAAGGTTCGGGCGAGGAGGGCGTGCTCCAGATCAAAGCGCTACTAGGCCTCGGAGATCTGGTTACCAATGTGAATATTCCGAATATTGGTCAAATGAGCGGCTTCCCGCTGGACTCAGTAGTAGAAACCAATGCCGTGCTGTCGCAAAACCGGATCACACCGGTTGCTGCCGGCCGCTTGCCCGCAGAGGTCGAATCGCTGGTTCTGCGCCATGTCGCGAATCAGGAGACTACGCTGCAGGCGGGCCTGCACCAAGATACGAATCTCGCCTTCCGGGCCTTCTCGGCCGATCCGCTCGTGTCCATCGGCGTCCGGGACGCCAGAGATTTAATGCAGGAGATGCTGCTGAACACCAAGGAATACTTGCCCGGTTGGGAACTAGGGTAA
- a CDS encoding helix-turn-helix transcriptional regulator, producing the protein MSLPHLPNLLRFGENKDPFHVEFDRRTGHFSMATNHYHSDYEIYYLFNGERNYFIKDSAYHVHPGDLVLIDSNAVHKTSDLGVANHERVVLYFTPSYFDGYSPEERELLLAPFSQGNPLMSLNLQERMQVEDLLASLLTELNEQPPGYWLHIHHMAGELLLFTARSFCKRGALPDYEPTPVQRKISDIVRHINLHFNEPLELNDLARQFFISKSHLSRVFKEVTGFGFAEYVNITRVKEAERLLRETDYSVTLVSELAGFDNISHFGKMFKRLSGLTPRAYRMLDRPDGRGGKKTKRVVSRKASDKLGQPPERE; encoded by the coding sequence ATGTCGCTCCCGCACCTTCCGAACTTACTTCGCTTTGGTGAAAATAAAGACCCGTTCCACGTCGAATTCGACCGGAGAACGGGCCATTTCTCCATGGCAACCAACCATTACCACAGCGATTATGAAATTTACTATTTATTTAACGGCGAACGCAATTACTTTATCAAGGACAGCGCCTATCATGTACATCCCGGAGATCTGGTGCTGATCGATTCTAACGCGGTGCATAAGACCTCTGACTTGGGCGTTGCCAACCATGAACGAGTCGTCCTCTATTTCACGCCGTCCTATTTCGACGGGTACTCGCCGGAGGAACGGGAGCTGCTTCTGGCTCCCTTCTCCCAAGGCAATCCACTAATGAGTCTTAACCTGCAGGAGCGGATGCAGGTGGAAGATTTATTAGCCTCCCTGCTCACAGAGCTGAACGAGCAGCCTCCCGGCTACTGGCTTCACATCCACCATATGGCAGGGGAACTGCTGCTGTTCACGGCTCGCAGTTTCTGTAAGCGAGGTGCTCTTCCTGACTATGAGCCGACTCCCGTTCAGCGGAAAATTTCGGACATTGTCCGTCACATCAATCTGCATTTCAACGAACCACTTGAGCTGAATGACCTGGCCCGTCAGTTCTTCATAAGCAAGAGCCACCTAAGCCGGGTGTTCAAGGAGGTCACCGGCTTCGGCTTCGCTGAATATGTCAACATCACCCGGGTGAAGGAAGCGGAGCGGCTGCTGCGCGAAACAGACTACAGCGTCACCCTCGTGTCCGAACTCGCCGGCTTCGACAACATTTCTCATTTCGGCAAAATGTTCAAACGGCTGTCGGGCCTAACTCCCAGAGCTTACCGAATGCTGGACCGACCGGATGGAAGAGGCGGGAAAAAGACTAAGCGGGTTGTTTCACGTAAAGCATCCGATAAATTAGGACAGCCACCCGAGCGCGAGTGA
- a CDS encoding DUF3189 family protein, whose amino-acid sequence MIFIYNDFGGTHTTAMAAAYHLKKLDENREPTTDEILHSHNYNKLTYKDRGKLYFHGLDEEGNKVYTVGRGRSKILVPGLYNLIEMLQKENVLHEKIILSNTSPTVPFSMTIGGLLSRWLKIDFIGVPLLVFGSKQTYKNIVQVVHTTKNTAKNSTEKLVMLDNKN is encoded by the coding sequence ATGATTTTTATATATAACGATTTCGGGGGTACTCATACTACGGCAATGGCTGCTGCCTATCATCTCAAAAAGTTAGATGAGAATCGCGAACCAACAACGGATGAAATATTACATTCTCACAATTACAACAAGCTGACCTATAAGGATAGGGGGAAGTTGTACTTCCACGGATTAGATGAAGAAGGAAATAAAGTCTATACAGTGGGTAGAGGCAGATCAAAAATACTTGTCCCAGGATTGTACAATTTAATCGAAATGCTTCAAAAGGAGAATGTTCTACACGAAAAAATAATTCTATCCAATACTTCCCCTACAGTGCCTTTTTCCATGACTATCGGCGGGTTACTTTCCCGTTGGCTGAAAATAGACTTCATTGGTGTTCCTTTGTTAGTATTCGGGTCAAAACAAACTTATAAAAACATCGTACAAGTAGTACATACAACAAAAAACACAGCAAAAAACTCGACTGAAAAGTTGGTTATGCTCGATAATAAAAATTAA
- a CDS encoding beta-galactosidase: protein MEYAINARISPKLIYPSTLRLGGSNPKGIQISFTNYYMELGGKPFIAICGEFHYSRYPESDWETELAKMKMSGINVIATYIFWNHHEETEGLFDWQGSRDLRKFTELCGRHGLHVILRMGPFCHGEVRNGGLPDWLFGRPFDVRSNDEGYLKYVRRLYEEIGRQANDLMFQDGGPVIGIQLENEFNAAAALWELTAKQGDEYLSGGSGGEEHMRLLKELAVDVGLVAPIYTSTGWGQAPVLEDEVLPLYGGYAYTPWSISADNPTQRPTNEYVFVSYHDDEAETGEFQPAYRKTKYPFACCEMGGGMQTWYLSRFQVEPVSVLAMSLVKIAGGCNFLGYYMFHGGTNPVGKTGYLNESTTPRITYDFQAPIGEFGQIRSSNHLLRPLHYFLQRFGPRLAPMATVLPEGAESIHSEDIEPLRYAVRTDGNSGYVFINNYQDHVEMKSHENVCFKVTTERGTLTFPRKNLLTVRRNAAMMLPFHFDLDGLNLRYATAQPVTMVESADAVTYFFALPEGVDGELAFDLEDQDRISVDDGGIERGEDGTAIATVPQNTSVLIHITREQKRAVQLYVMTAEEASTLWEAEIAGKRRILFSEVPLAVTEKGLDFFIDGKDEFTFREYYYEESLPGWISDADEYKASMELDGLFRRYHVQIPCIQIPLHIDRVHDHKVVINIDPEVLQVVEDVLLSIDYTGNVGYAFSGGKLLHDHFHNGAPWEMGLNRFREQIQNGEIVLETTPLRKGTLTVDADAVMAVEQYFTGEQQAVFHQITAEPVRRITLIAGHVQKVGFEIL from the coding sequence ATGGAATATGCTATTAATGCCCGGATTTCCCCTAAATTGATCTATCCGTCAACTCTTCGGCTGGGCGGCAGTAATCCGAAGGGAATACAAATATCTTTTACAAATTATTACATGGAGCTCGGAGGAAAGCCGTTTATCGCGATCTGCGGCGAATTTCATTACTCGCGTTATCCGGAATCGGATTGGGAAACGGAACTTGCAAAGATGAAAATGTCAGGAATTAATGTCATCGCCACCTACATCTTCTGGAACCATCATGAAGAGACAGAAGGCCTATTCGACTGGCAGGGATCGCGTGATCTGCGGAAATTCACGGAACTATGCGGGCGACACGGACTCCATGTCATCCTTCGGATGGGTCCATTCTGTCATGGAGAAGTACGAAACGGCGGTTTACCGGACTGGCTGTTCGGCAGACCGTTCGATGTCCGCTCAAACGATGAGGGGTACTTGAAATATGTTCGTCGGTTATATGAGGAAATCGGTAGACAAGCGAACGATCTGATGTTCCAAGACGGCGGACCTGTAATCGGAATTCAGCTTGAGAATGAGTTCAATGCTGCTGCAGCTCTGTGGGAGTTGACTGCCAAGCAGGGAGATGAATACCTAAGCGGAGGCAGCGGAGGCGAGGAACACATGCGACTGCTCAAAGAGTTGGCAGTGGATGTCGGCTTGGTGGCCCCAATCTATACGAGTACGGGATGGGGGCAGGCACCTGTGCTCGAAGACGAGGTCTTACCCCTCTATGGTGGATACGCCTATACGCCATGGAGCATCAGTGCAGACAATCCCACACAGAGACCTACGAACGAATATGTCTTTGTCAGCTATCACGACGATGAAGCGGAGACTGGTGAGTTTCAGCCGGCGTATCGCAAAACGAAATACCCGTTTGCGTGCTGCGAAATGGGTGGCGGAATGCAGACATGGTATTTATCTAGGTTTCAAGTGGAACCGGTGAGCGTTCTGGCGATGAGCCTGGTCAAGATCGCCGGCGGATGTAACTTCCTAGGTTATTATATGTTTCACGGAGGCACCAATCCAGTCGGGAAAACCGGTTATTTAAATGAAAGTACGACACCGAGGATCACCTACGACTTTCAGGCTCCGATCGGAGAATTTGGACAAATTCGGTCCTCCAACCATCTGCTTCGGCCTCTTCACTATTTCCTGCAGCGGTTCGGACCACGGCTGGCCCCGATGGCTACGGTGCTCCCAGAAGGGGCGGAGTCCATCCATTCGGAGGATATCGAACCTTTACGCTACGCTGTTCGTACTGACGGCAATTCGGGATATGTATTTATTAATAATTATCAGGACCATGTGGAGATGAAATCACATGAGAATGTATGCTTTAAGGTAACCACTGAAAGAGGTACACTCACGTTCCCGAGGAAGAATCTGCTCACTGTGCGACGGAATGCTGCTATGATGCTGCCGTTTCATTTCGATTTGGACGGATTGAATTTACGGTATGCAACGGCGCAGCCCGTAACGATGGTCGAATCGGCGGATGCGGTGACATATTTCTTCGCTTTGCCGGAAGGTGTGGACGGGGAGCTGGCATTCGATCTGGAAGATCAGGACCGTATTTCTGTCGATGACGGCGGGATTGAACGGGGAGAGGATGGTACTGCCATTGCTACAGTCCCGCAAAACACCTCCGTCTTGATTCACATCACTCGTGAGCAAAAGCGGGCGGTGCAGCTGTACGTCATGACGGCAGAGGAAGCCAGTACACTTTGGGAGGCTGAAATCGCCGGAAAGCGGCGTATTCTATTCTCCGAAGTGCCACTGGCTGTGACAGAAAAGGGCCTTGATTTCTTCATAGATGGAAAAGACGAATTTACCTTCCGGGAGTACTACTATGAAGAATCTCTGCCGGGATGGATATCGGATGCAGACGAGTACAAGGCGTCCATGGAACTGGATGGCTTGTTCCGCAGGTATCATGTCCAAATCCCGTGTATACAGATTCCTTTGCATATCGATCGAGTGCACGACCACAAAGTGGTTATAAACATTGACCCTGAAGTGCTACAGGTAGTGGAGGATGTCCTGCTGAGCATCGATTACACAGGAAATGTTGGTTATGCATTCTCGGGTGGAAAGCTACTTCACGATCATTTCCATAACGGAGCTCCATGGGAAATGGGCTTGAACCGATTTAGGGAACAGATCCAGAATGGTGAGATTGTATTGGAAACCACACCGCTACGTAAAGGAACTTTAACTGTTGATGCCGATGCCGTTATGGCAGTGGAGCAGTATTTTACCGGAGAACAACAGGCCGTATTCCACCAGATCACCGCTGAACCGGTACGCCGAATTACACTGATTGCCGGACATGTGCAGAAAGTAGGTTTCGAAATCTTATAA